One Ahaetulla prasina isolate Xishuangbanna chromosome 1, ASM2864084v1, whole genome shotgun sequence DNA window includes the following coding sequences:
- the ASXL2 gene encoding putative Polycomb group protein ASXL2 isoform X2 has protein sequence MPGSRTDGTSPLACLNAMLHTNSRGDEGIFYKVPGRMGVYTLKKDVPDGLKDLSEGSEESSDIQSDSPTSESSCSSSSDQSSNKEGRKSRWQRKVSARLSQVSSPQPGCQSPSIPPGKIISSSQKHSKKALKQALKQKQRKQHHCRTSVPVSTNHHLLQQHVTIANHPAKAAWEGKQSDGHSSSPQNSTSSSSPSVKTEPSLPILGKKPFQRSERLHARQLKRTKCAEIDVETPESILVNTNLRALINKHTFMGLPVECQQKLLLLLPEVDRQIGMDGLMKLSSSALNNEFFNSAAQGWKERLSEGEFTPEMQLRLRQELEKEKKVELWKERFFESYYGQSSGLSLEESKQLTACIPTVQNQAQTGNLAPQLQKCIVVHKAVPDKEQTNSLVGPKVQVLPAVTAATKGEEIEQPKVFKPEELVHSSGNSASFQSSSQIPQKISKRVEELEEVAPQPACLESVVRQNPSKPKNAAIAGTKPSPEVKSQEISAKEAPATCTEQMDTGNRAFKRKSEIPEEALMTPEKQLHVTEKCPIRPPFQAPQQCFPIAPTPKVPPLRIHVSRIQGSPALLSASQVSPRPPFPIIRRTGARTLADVKARARMARAQRAAAAAEAAAAASIAATSASIVEAIPGPGPGGGKGEDKSSPLSGRPHGATLDMAGSGSRTSPKRVVPSCPAPFSPTDSPAPEPAATSSATRAQLQPAPPAQSRTSSSNPEVERTSISQPAIGSVNCTNPRLLTLPATQDVAASLGSTADLASMMEKLRNNPLALNQVTRTSCGFEPGVNCKSISETASTTSTGVPEDKAGALLSVSPVLTGPFKAPPPLSSPHGTLPMSALPSPSHNTLLVAHTPKVPPGSSGSSGSTTAVKASSSIPANNPLVTQLLQGKEVPMEQILPRPLTRVEIKSVALPVKEGKTTTMVSRPGPPREGEGQLHITFPAGGKPSLSRCGQSQNPPPLSSLSGQDLWSKPTDLHSSQEMSGKSAQEHILQTVMQKVPVQSLPAAPSPPPRLPLLPPHFPVESSSTSQSFTLGFIGRRTFKPAMSGHYLLNVSTYGRCPENLRRNLAQPPESHLCSDEPPKKLEEQKHTSRDDSNISGGEDEGDTDGNVTEQATAHLKVKEEPLAPERGGGRQAASKIKLEQATISHKDGNICLFPAGQDYAESNSTKDFIQAAQVAQKTRRERRSCSGELQTCAPANVTPQRPLLLSPSPSQLFGNPSPAQLIGPGYSGTINVSTSPDMHQDTLLTGLSDPSRMGDVVSFSVTVTAIPANHSANTGSHGQSLRGQAFAEDGGLEDLPSKCYCRLKAMIVCKGCGAFCHDDCIGPSKLCVSCLVVR, from the exons TATCAGCCAGACTTTCACAAGTGTCCTCCCCACAGCCAGGCTGCCAATCTCCTTCTATCCCACCAGGTAAAATCATCTCTTCATCTCAGAAGCACAGCAAAAAGGCACTTAAACAA GCCTTGAAGCAAAAGCAAAGGAAGCAGCATCATTGCCGAACCAGTGTGCCTGTATCAACTAATCACCACCTCCTACAGCAGCATGTGACGATTGCTAACCATCCTGCAAAAGCCG CTTGGGAAGGAAAACAATCAGATGGTCATTCAAGTAGCCCACAGAATTCTACTTCTAGTTCTTCTCCCTCTGTTAAAACTGAGCCTTCCTTGCCAATCCTTGGGAAGAAACcattccagagatctgagaggctccATGCAA gGCAGCTGAAGAGGACAAAATGTGCTGAAATTGATGTAGAAACCCCAGAATCCATCTTGGTGAACACCAATCTGCGAGCTCTGATCAACAAGCATACATTCATGGGACTACCAGTTGAATGTCAGCAGaagctgctcctgctcctgccagAGGTAGACAGGCAG ATTGGAATGGATGGCTTGATGAAGCTTAGCAGTTCTGCCCTCAACAACGAATTCTTTAATTCTGCTGCGCAAGGATGGAAGGAGCGACTGTCAGAAG GGGAGTTCACTCCAGAGATGCAGCTAAGACTACGGCAGGAattagaaaaggagaagaaagtggAACTTTGGAAAGAGCGTTTCTTTGAGAGCTATTATGGTCAAAG TTCTGGGCTAAGCCTTGAAGAGTCCAAACAACTGACAGCTTGTATTCCTACTGTTCAGAATCAAGCACAGACTGGGAATCTAGCACCTCAGTTACAGAAATGCATAGTAGTCCATAAAGCAGTACCTGACAAAGAACAGACCAATTCTCTGGTGGGTCCAAAGGTACAGGTTCTCCCAGCTGTAACAGCAGCCACTAAAGGAGAGGAGATTGAGCAGCCCAAGGTCTTTAAGCCAGAAGAACTTGTACATTCTTCTGGCAACAGTGCCTCTTTCCAGAGTAGCAGCCAGATTCCTCAGAAGATTTCCAAGAGAGTTGAGGAGCTAGAAGAAGTGGCACCACAGCCTGCTTGCCTGGAGTCTGTGGTGAGACAAAATCCAAGCAAACCAAAGAATGCAGCCATTGCTGGCACTAAACCAAGCCCAGAAGTAAAATCTCAGGAGATTTCGGCAAAGGAGGCTCCTGCCACTTGCACAGAACAAATGGACACTGGAAACCGGGCTTTCAAGAGAAAATCAGAGATTCCTGAAGAGGCACTGATGACACCTGAAAAACAGCTCCACGTGACAGAAAAGTGCCCCATCAGGCCGCCTTTTCAGGCCCCACAGCAGTGCTTTCCCATCGCGCCAACACCAAAAGTCCCTCCACTCAGG ATCCACGTCTCCAGAATCCAAGGATCTCCAGCATTACTGTCTGCTAGCCAGGTCTCTCCCAGGCCCCCCTTCCCAATCATCAGGAGAACAGGGGCCAGGACTTTGGCCGACGTCAAAGCCAGGGCTAGAATGGCCAGGGCCCAGCGAGCAGCTGCCGCAGCCGAAGCAGCCGCAGCAGCCTCCATTGCTGCTACTTCTGCCTCCATTGTGGAAGCCAtcccagggccagggccaggaggggggaaaggagaggacaaGAGCAGTCCACTCTCAGGGAGGCCTCATGGAGCTACATTGGACATGGCAGGCTCTGGAAGCAGGACAAGTCCAAAAAGGGTTGTCCCCTCTTGCCCAGCCCCTTTCTCCCCAACAGACTCCCCAGCTCCAGAACCAGCAGCTACAAGCAGTGCTACTAGAGCACAACTACAGCCGGCTCCCCCAGCACAATCCAGAACTTCAAGCAGCAACCCGGAGGTGGAGAGGACGTCGATCTCGCAACCAGCAATAGGGAGTGTCAACTGTACAAATCCCCGCCTTTTGACTCTGCCTGCCACTCAGGATGTCGCAGCTTCTTTGGGCTCAACAGCTGATCTTGCTTCCATGATGGAGAAACTTAGAAATAACCCTCTTGCTCTGAACCAGGTTACAAGAACATCCTGTGGCTTTGAGCCTGGAGTGAACTGCAAAAGTATATCAGAAACAGCTTCTACCACCAGCACAGGTGTTCCAGAGGACAAAGCCGGAGCCTTGCTTTCTGTATCTCCTGTGTTGACTGGACCCTTCAAGgcaccccctcccctttcttctccACATGGCACGCTGCCCATGTCCGCTTTACCTTCTCCTTCCCATAATACTTTGTTGGTAGCCCATACCCCTAAAGTCCCCCCAGGCTCCTCAGGCTCAAGTGGAAGTACCACTGCAGTAAAGGCCAGCTCCAGTATACCTGCTAATAATCCTCTGGTGACTCAGCTGCTGCAAGGTAAAGAAGTCCCAATGGAGCAGATCCTCCCAAGGCCTCTGACAAGAGTTGAGATTAAGTCTGTTGCACTGCCTGTGAAGGAAGGCAAAACAACCAcaatggtttccaggcctggtcctccaagggaaggggaagggcagCTGCATATCACTTTCCCAGCAGGTGGGAAGCCAAGCCTTAGTCGCTGTGGACAATCCCAAAATCCCCCACCCTTATCCTCTTTGTCAGGGCAGGACTTGTGGAGCAAACCTACAGATCTCCACAGTAGCCAGGAAATGTCAGGCAAGAGTGCCCAAGAACATATTCTCCAGACTGTCATGCAGAAAGTCCCTGTGCAGAGCCTCCCTGctgctccttctccccctccacgtcttcccctcctcccccctcattTCCCAGTAGAGAGCAGCTCCACCAGCCAAAGTTTCACACTGGGATTCATAGGGAGAAGGACATTCAAGCCTGCCATGTCTGGCCATTACCTCCTGAATGTTTCTACCTATGGACGCTGCCCAGAGAACCTAAGAAGAAATCTTGCCCAGCCCCCAGAGAGCCACCTATGCTCAGATGAGCCCCCAAAGAAATTAGAGGAACAGAAGCATACATCTAGAGATGACAGTAACATTAGCGGTGGTGAAGATGAAGGGGATACAGATGGCAACGTGACTGAACAGGCAACAGCGCATCTCAAGGTTAAAGAGGAACCTCTGGCtccagaaagaggaggaggaaggcaggcagctTCAAAGATAAAACTGGAGCAGGCAACAATAAGCCACAAGGATGGAAACATTTGCTTATTCCCAGCAGGTCAAGACTATGCTGAAAGCAACTCGACAAAAGATTTTATTCAGGCTGCCCAAGTGGCTCAAAAAACTAGAAGAGAAAGGAGATCTTGCAGTGGGGAACTTCAGACTTGTGCTCCAGCAAATGTTACCCCACAGCGGCCACTGCTTCTCTCACCCTCACCCTCTCAGCTCTTTGGAAACCCTTCTCCTGCGCAACTTATTGGACCAGGCTACAGTGGCACGATTAATGTTTCCACTTCTCCAGACATGCATCAGGACACTCTCCTGACTGGACTGTCAGACCCCAGCCGCATGGGAGATGTAGTGTCCTTCTCTGTAACTGTAACTGCTATCCCTGCTAACCACTCAGCAAATACTGGTAGCCATGGACAATCTCTTCGTGGCCAGGCTTTTGCAGAAGATGGTGGCTTGGAGGACTTGCCTTCCAAGTGCTACTGTCGCTTGAAAGCCATGATTGTGTGCAAGGGCTGCGGGGCCTTTTGCCATGATGACTGTATTGGCCCCTCCAAGCTCTGTGTTTCCTGTCTTGTTGTGCGGTAG
- the ASXL2 gene encoding putative Polycomb group protein ASXL2 isoform X4: MSTNEIPLQVSARLSQVSSPQPGCQSPSIPPGKIISSSQKHSKKALKQALKQKQRKQHHCRTSVPVSTNHHLLQQHVTIANHPAKAAWEGKQSDGHSSSPQNSTSSSSPSVKTEPSLPILGKKPFQRSERLHARQLKRTKCAEIDVETPESILVNTNLRALINKHTFMGLPVECQQKLLLLLPEVDRQIGMDGLMKLSSSALNNEFFNSAAQGWKERLSEGEFTPEMQLRLRQELEKEKKVELWKERFFESYYGQSSGLSLEESKQLTACIPTVQNQAQTGNLAPQLQKCIVVHKAVPDKEQTNSLVGPKVQVLPAVTAATKGEEIEQPKVFKPEELVHSSGNSASFQSSSQIPQKISKRVEELEEVAPQPACLESVVRQNPSKPKNAAIAGTKPSPEVKSQEISAKEAPATCTEQMDTGNRAFKRKSEIPEEALMTPEKQLHVTEKCPIRPPFQAPQQCFPIAPTPKVPPLRIHVSRIQGSPALLSASQVSPRPPFPIIRRTGARTLADVKARARMARAQRAAAAAEAAAAASIAATSASIVEAIPGPGPGGGKGEDKSSPLSGRPHGATLDMAGSGSRTSPKRVVPSCPAPFSPTDSPAPEPAATSSATRAQLQPAPPAQSRTSSSNPEVERTSISQPAIGSVNCTNPRLLTLPATQDVAASLGSTADLASMMEKLRNNPLALNQVTRTSCGFEPGVNCKSISETASTTSTGVPEDKAGALLSVSPVLTGPFKAPPPLSSPHGTLPMSALPSPSHNTLLVAHTPKVPPGSSGSSGSTTAVKASSSIPANNPLVTQLLQGKEVPMEQILPRPLTRVEIKSVALPVKEGKTTTMVSRPGPPREGEGQLHITFPAGGKPSLSRCGQSQNPPPLSSLSGQDLWSKPTDLHSSQEMSGKSAQEHILQTVMQKVPVQSLPAAPSPPPRLPLLPPHFPVESSSTSQSFTLGFIGRRTFKPAMSGHYLLNVSTYGRCPENLRRNLAQPPESHLCSDEPPKKLEEQKHTSRDDSNISGGEDEGDTDGNVTEQATAHLKVKEEPLAPERGGGRQAASKIKLEQATISHKDGNICLFPAGQDYAESNSTKDFIQAAQVAQKTRRERRSCSGELQTCAPANVTPQRPLLLSPSPSQLFGNPSPAQLIGPGYSGTINVSTSPDMHQDTLLTGLSDPSRMGDVVSFSVTVTAIPANHSANTGSHGQSLRGQAFAEDGGLEDLPSKCYCRLKAMIVCKGCGAFCHDDCIGPSKLCVSCLVVR, translated from the exons ATGTCCACAAATGAGATTCCTTTGCAAG TATCAGCCAGACTTTCACAAGTGTCCTCCCCACAGCCAGGCTGCCAATCTCCTTCTATCCCACCAGGTAAAATCATCTCTTCATCTCAGAAGCACAGCAAAAAGGCACTTAAACAA GCCTTGAAGCAAAAGCAAAGGAAGCAGCATCATTGCCGAACCAGTGTGCCTGTATCAACTAATCACCACCTCCTACAGCAGCATGTGACGATTGCTAACCATCCTGCAAAAGCCG CTTGGGAAGGAAAACAATCAGATGGTCATTCAAGTAGCCCACAGAATTCTACTTCTAGTTCTTCTCCCTCTGTTAAAACTGAGCCTTCCTTGCCAATCCTTGGGAAGAAACcattccagagatctgagaggctccATGCAA gGCAGCTGAAGAGGACAAAATGTGCTGAAATTGATGTAGAAACCCCAGAATCCATCTTGGTGAACACCAATCTGCGAGCTCTGATCAACAAGCATACATTCATGGGACTACCAGTTGAATGTCAGCAGaagctgctcctgctcctgccagAGGTAGACAGGCAG ATTGGAATGGATGGCTTGATGAAGCTTAGCAGTTCTGCCCTCAACAACGAATTCTTTAATTCTGCTGCGCAAGGATGGAAGGAGCGACTGTCAGAAG GGGAGTTCACTCCAGAGATGCAGCTAAGACTACGGCAGGAattagaaaaggagaagaaagtggAACTTTGGAAAGAGCGTTTCTTTGAGAGCTATTATGGTCAAAG TTCTGGGCTAAGCCTTGAAGAGTCCAAACAACTGACAGCTTGTATTCCTACTGTTCAGAATCAAGCACAGACTGGGAATCTAGCACCTCAGTTACAGAAATGCATAGTAGTCCATAAAGCAGTACCTGACAAAGAACAGACCAATTCTCTGGTGGGTCCAAAGGTACAGGTTCTCCCAGCTGTAACAGCAGCCACTAAAGGAGAGGAGATTGAGCAGCCCAAGGTCTTTAAGCCAGAAGAACTTGTACATTCTTCTGGCAACAGTGCCTCTTTCCAGAGTAGCAGCCAGATTCCTCAGAAGATTTCCAAGAGAGTTGAGGAGCTAGAAGAAGTGGCACCACAGCCTGCTTGCCTGGAGTCTGTGGTGAGACAAAATCCAAGCAAACCAAAGAATGCAGCCATTGCTGGCACTAAACCAAGCCCAGAAGTAAAATCTCAGGAGATTTCGGCAAAGGAGGCTCCTGCCACTTGCACAGAACAAATGGACACTGGAAACCGGGCTTTCAAGAGAAAATCAGAGATTCCTGAAGAGGCACTGATGACACCTGAAAAACAGCTCCACGTGACAGAAAAGTGCCCCATCAGGCCGCCTTTTCAGGCCCCACAGCAGTGCTTTCCCATCGCGCCAACACCAAAAGTCCCTCCACTCAGG ATCCACGTCTCCAGAATCCAAGGATCTCCAGCATTACTGTCTGCTAGCCAGGTCTCTCCCAGGCCCCCCTTCCCAATCATCAGGAGAACAGGGGCCAGGACTTTGGCCGACGTCAAAGCCAGGGCTAGAATGGCCAGGGCCCAGCGAGCAGCTGCCGCAGCCGAAGCAGCCGCAGCAGCCTCCATTGCTGCTACTTCTGCCTCCATTGTGGAAGCCAtcccagggccagggccaggaggggggaaaggagaggacaaGAGCAGTCCACTCTCAGGGAGGCCTCATGGAGCTACATTGGACATGGCAGGCTCTGGAAGCAGGACAAGTCCAAAAAGGGTTGTCCCCTCTTGCCCAGCCCCTTTCTCCCCAACAGACTCCCCAGCTCCAGAACCAGCAGCTACAAGCAGTGCTACTAGAGCACAACTACAGCCGGCTCCCCCAGCACAATCCAGAACTTCAAGCAGCAACCCGGAGGTGGAGAGGACGTCGATCTCGCAACCAGCAATAGGGAGTGTCAACTGTACAAATCCCCGCCTTTTGACTCTGCCTGCCACTCAGGATGTCGCAGCTTCTTTGGGCTCAACAGCTGATCTTGCTTCCATGATGGAGAAACTTAGAAATAACCCTCTTGCTCTGAACCAGGTTACAAGAACATCCTGTGGCTTTGAGCCTGGAGTGAACTGCAAAAGTATATCAGAAACAGCTTCTACCACCAGCACAGGTGTTCCAGAGGACAAAGCCGGAGCCTTGCTTTCTGTATCTCCTGTGTTGACTGGACCCTTCAAGgcaccccctcccctttcttctccACATGGCACGCTGCCCATGTCCGCTTTACCTTCTCCTTCCCATAATACTTTGTTGGTAGCCCATACCCCTAAAGTCCCCCCAGGCTCCTCAGGCTCAAGTGGAAGTACCACTGCAGTAAAGGCCAGCTCCAGTATACCTGCTAATAATCCTCTGGTGACTCAGCTGCTGCAAGGTAAAGAAGTCCCAATGGAGCAGATCCTCCCAAGGCCTCTGACAAGAGTTGAGATTAAGTCTGTTGCACTGCCTGTGAAGGAAGGCAAAACAACCAcaatggtttccaggcctggtcctccaagggaaggggaagggcagCTGCATATCACTTTCCCAGCAGGTGGGAAGCCAAGCCTTAGTCGCTGTGGACAATCCCAAAATCCCCCACCCTTATCCTCTTTGTCAGGGCAGGACTTGTGGAGCAAACCTACAGATCTCCACAGTAGCCAGGAAATGTCAGGCAAGAGTGCCCAAGAACATATTCTCCAGACTGTCATGCAGAAAGTCCCTGTGCAGAGCCTCCCTGctgctccttctccccctccacgtcttcccctcctcccccctcattTCCCAGTAGAGAGCAGCTCCACCAGCCAAAGTTTCACACTGGGATTCATAGGGAGAAGGACATTCAAGCCTGCCATGTCTGGCCATTACCTCCTGAATGTTTCTACCTATGGACGCTGCCCAGAGAACCTAAGAAGAAATCTTGCCCAGCCCCCAGAGAGCCACCTATGCTCAGATGAGCCCCCAAAGAAATTAGAGGAACAGAAGCATACATCTAGAGATGACAGTAACATTAGCGGTGGTGAAGATGAAGGGGATACAGATGGCAACGTGACTGAACAGGCAACAGCGCATCTCAAGGTTAAAGAGGAACCTCTGGCtccagaaagaggaggaggaaggcaggcagctTCAAAGATAAAACTGGAGCAGGCAACAATAAGCCACAAGGATGGAAACATTTGCTTATTCCCAGCAGGTCAAGACTATGCTGAAAGCAACTCGACAAAAGATTTTATTCAGGCTGCCCAAGTGGCTCAAAAAACTAGAAGAGAAAGGAGATCTTGCAGTGGGGAACTTCAGACTTGTGCTCCAGCAAATGTTACCCCACAGCGGCCACTGCTTCTCTCACCCTCACCCTCTCAGCTCTTTGGAAACCCTTCTCCTGCGCAACTTATTGGACCAGGCTACAGTGGCACGATTAATGTTTCCACTTCTCCAGACATGCATCAGGACACTCTCCTGACTGGACTGTCAGACCCCAGCCGCATGGGAGATGTAGTGTCCTTCTCTGTAACTGTAACTGCTATCCCTGCTAACCACTCAGCAAATACTGGTAGCCATGGACAATCTCTTCGTGGCCAGGCTTTTGCAGAAGATGGTGGCTTGGAGGACTTGCCTTCCAAGTGCTACTGTCGCTTGAAAGCCATGATTGTGTGCAAGGGCTGCGGGGCCTTTTGCCATGATGACTGTATTGGCCCCTCCAAGCTCTGTGTTTCCTGTCTTGTTGTGCGGTAG